A single genomic interval of Acetobacteraceae bacterium harbors:
- a CDS encoding ferritin-like domain-containing protein: protein MKHWRIEQLDWDAFDVTKVDPEIIPIVKAASVVERNSLDYAAYLNNVFIGDPDFAKAADAWAVEEVQHGDALGKWAMLADPIWDYKSAFQRYRQTYKIDKDVDASIRGSSTGELIARCMVETGTSSFYTALADSTDEPVLKAICKQIAADEFRHFKLFYDHMHRYLGREKLGVIRRAQIALGRVLESEDDELASAFYTTNIPEGTPYDYGRCIADYMARAMPRYRPNHIRRVVSMIFKTIGIKPHSVIQTGAAKLMYRIIQFKSRQYQKQLAG from the coding sequence ATGAAACACTGGCGCATTGAGCAACTGGATTGGGATGCTTTCGACGTAACGAAGGTCGATCCTGAAATTATTCCTATCGTCAAAGCCGCTTCTGTCGTTGAGCGCAATAGTCTGGATTACGCTGCCTACCTTAATAATGTCTTTATCGGCGACCCGGATTTTGCCAAAGCCGCAGATGCGTGGGCGGTTGAGGAAGTGCAGCATGGCGACGCATTAGGTAAATGGGCCATGCTCGCTGATCCGATATGGGACTACAAATCAGCATTTCAGCGTTACCGTCAGACTTATAAAATTGACAAGGACGTCGATGCTTCCATCCGAGGCTCCAGCACAGGGGAGCTGATTGCGCGCTGCATGGTGGAGACGGGAACATCCTCCTTTTATACAGCCCTGGCGGACAGCACGGATGAGCCTGTTCTCAAAGCGATCTGTAAGCAGATCGCTGCTGATGAATTCCGCCATTTCAAGCTTTTTTATGACCACATGCACCGTTATCTCGGGCGGGAAAAGCTGGGGGTGATCCGTCGGGCGCAGATCGCTTTAGGGCGTGTGCTTGAAAGCGAGGATGATGAGCTCGCTTCCGCTTTTTATACGACGAATATACCTGAAGGCACACCTTATGATTACGGGCGCTGCATCGCGGATTATATGGCGCGGGCCATGCCACGTTACCGCCCGAACCATATTCGGCGCGTTGTTAGCATGATATTCAAGACAATCGGGATCAAGCCGCATTCCGTCATCCAGACAGGCGCGGCGAAGCTGATGTACCGGATCATTCAATTCAAATCCCGGCAATATCAGAAACAACTGGCAGGCTGA
- a CDS encoding M13-type metalloendopeptidase, which produces MTKKSILKKSLLAASATWLVVAGAQFGRAETKPYPAGWGFDTAGMNRSVKPGDDFFSFANGTYIKNIRIPDDRSSFGAFEVLAETARERVKSLLMEAGKNAPDSPITTSEKLGVYYATFLDEAKANQLGNTPLKPYLTEIRNAHDIKSAVALFGKASHQFFYSPFEISIMAGFDDPTKYVIALGQGRLGMPDRDYYLKPEFAAKKKAYRAYVEKMLGLINWPNAALEATRIVTFETELAKAEWPLQALRDPLRLNNPMSLAQLQAKVPEIDWSLLLTEAGIKPEDFKSEKLVVLEPAAIRNMAAHIAGLDNATRQAWMAFHPADDAAPYLSHNFVQASFDFNAHELEGQPKLSARWKQSVTATSAAMGWAIGQQYVKRYFPPSAKASITSLVGEVKEVFSERLRHNPWMSPETREKAGRKLNNFRIEVGYPYKWRDYTALEVKKGDIFGNATRAAAFKWQHDLSHVGKDVDRTEWEMTPQTVNAYNEPTQVEIVFPAAILQPPFFDPNGDTAINYGAIGGVIGHEMTHSFDDEGRQFDEKGRVHQWWTPEDIKRFNVLADRFGAQYEKFEVFPGLHLNSKLTMGENIADLGGLTLALNAYHASLKSKSAPVVHGLTGDQRVFLGWAQVWREKLRDDIVRKRVTTDPHSPPKARVNLPAHNLNDWYDAFDVKPKDKLYIPPEQRVVIW; this is translated from the coding sequence TTGACCAAAAAATCTATTCTGAAAAAGAGTCTTCTTGCCGCGAGTGCGACCTGGCTGGTCGTGGCCGGGGCGCAGTTCGGTCGTGCCGAAACAAAGCCTTATCCGGCAGGATGGGGTTTTGATACAGCGGGCATGAACCGATCGGTCAAGCCGGGGGATGACTTCTTCAGTTTCGCGAACGGCACCTACATCAAAAATATTCGCATCCCGGATGATCGCTCAAGCTTCGGCGCGTTTGAGGTTCTGGCGGAAACAGCACGTGAGCGCGTTAAATCCCTGTTGATGGAAGCGGGTAAGAACGCGCCGGACTCTCCGATCACGACAAGTGAGAAACTGGGCGTTTACTACGCGACCTTCCTTGATGAGGCGAAAGCCAACCAGCTCGGCAATACGCCGCTTAAACCTTATCTGACCGAAATTCGTAACGCGCATGATATTAAATCGGCTGTTGCTCTCTTCGGCAAAGCATCTCACCAGTTTTTCTATAGTCCGTTTGAAATCTCCATCATGGCGGGTTTTGACGACCCGACAAAATATGTCATCGCGCTCGGTCAGGGACGCCTTGGTATGCCGGATCGAGACTATTATCTGAAGCCGGAATTCGCGGCCAAGAAAAAAGCCTACCGCGCCTATGTTGAGAAAATGCTGGGGCTGATTAATTGGCCCAATGCCGCGCTGGAAGCGACACGCATCGTAACGTTTGAGACGGAACTTGCCAAAGCGGAATGGCCCCTTCAGGCCCTGCGCGACCCTCTGCGTTTGAATAACCCGATGAGCCTGGCGCAGCTACAGGCGAAAGTGCCGGAAATTGACTGGTCGCTTCTCCTGACCGAGGCCGGTATCAAACCGGAGGATTTCAAGTCCGAGAAACTTGTTGTGCTTGAGCCTGCTGCGATCCGAAACATGGCGGCACACATTGCCGGGCTCGATAATGCGACCCGTCAGGCGTGGATGGCGTTTCATCCTGCGGATGATGCGGCCCCTTATCTCAGCCATAATTTCGTGCAGGCTTCTTTCGACTTTAACGCGCATGAGCTTGAGGGCCAGCCGAAACTGAGTGCAAGATGGAAACAATCTGTCACCGCCACGTCCGCCGCCATGGGTTGGGCCATCGGGCAGCAATATGTCAAGCGTTACTTCCCGCCGAGCGCCAAGGCCAGCATCACCAGCCTTGTCGGAGAGGTCAAAGAGGTTTTTTCTGAGAGATTGCGGCATAATCCTTGGATGTCACCCGAAACGCGTGAGAAAGCGGGGCGCAAGCTCAATAACTTCCGCATCGAGGTTGGGTATCCCTACAAATGGCGTGATTACACGGCGCTGGAAGTGAAAAAGGGCGATATTTTCGGCAATGCGACGCGCGCTGCGGCCTTTAAATGGCAGCATGATCTGTCCCACGTGGGCAAGGATGTTGACCGGACCGAATGGGAAATGACGCCCCAAACCGTCAACGCCTACAATGAGCCGACACAGGTTGAAATTGTCTTCCCGGCAGCCATCTTGCAGCCACCTTTCTTTGACCCGAATGGCGACACAGCCATTAATTACGGCGCGATTGGCGGGGTGATCGGTCATGAAATGACGCATTCATTCGATGATGAAGGGCGTCAGTTTGATGAAAAAGGCCGCGTGCATCAGTGGTGGACACCAGAGGACATCAAGCGCTTCAACGTGCTGGCGGATCGCTTCGGCGCGCAATATGAGAAGTTTGAGGTCTTCCCCGGGCTTCATCTCAACAGCAAATTGACGATGGGCGAAAACATCGCTGACCTGGGTGGGCTCACCCTCGCGCTTAACGCCTATCACGCATCACTCAAGAGCAAGTCGGCACCGGTTGTGCACGGTCTGACGGGTGACCAGCGTGTTTTCCTCGGTTGGGCGCAGGTCTGGCGGGAAAAATTGCGGGATGATATCGTCAGAAAACGTGTGACTACAGATCCACACTCTCCGCCAAAAGCACGAGTCAATCTGCCAGCGCATAATCTTAACGATTGGTATGATGCTTTTGACGTAAAACCGAAAGACAAGCTTTATATTCCGCCCGAGCAGCGGGTTGTGATCTGGTAA
- a CDS encoding HWE histidine kinase domain-containing protein produces MIASSRPRVWRVADTYFTRIVVDWVEAVSNLTEARLGQEFLYREMAHRLKNTLTIVQALARQSLRDCRDQGQRQIV; encoded by the coding sequence GTGATCGCATCCTCGCGGCCACGCGTGTGGCGCGTCGCAGATACATATTTCACCCGCATCGTTGTTGACTGGGTTGAAGCGGTCTCCAATCTGACGGAAGCCCGGCTCGGGCAGGAATTTCTTTACCGAGAAATGGCGCATCGTCTCAAAAATACGCTGACGATCGTCCAGGCTCTGGCGCGGCAAAGCCTGCGGGATTGTCGGGATCAAGGCCAGCGTCAGATCGTTTGA
- a CDS encoding sensor histidine kinase, giving the protein MTRKSKKAELKDVAQDVLKLIAPLTRFELNGARVALGAKTAGYLGLLLNELGTNAIKYGALSNEAGKVRLSWLVEGAEEDARLVIRWVETGGPRVKAPLRKGFGSQMIEYGLGEGCHATLSFPQTGCQASFSMSMRKAGED; this is encoded by the coding sequence ATGACCCGCAAAAGCAAAAAGGCTGAGCTGAAAGACGTCGCGCAAGATGTTTTAAAATTGATCGCGCCACTGACACGGTTTGAGCTTAATGGCGCGCGTGTTGCCTTGGGTGCAAAAACGGCTGGCTATCTCGGCTTGCTGCTGAATGAATTGGGCACAAACGCCATTAAATATGGTGCGCTTTCAAATGAAGCCGGCAAGGTGCGTCTCTCCTGGTTGGTAGAAGGCGCGGAAGAAGATGCCCGCCTTGTTATCAGATGGGTAGAGACTGGAGGCCCGCGTGTCAAAGCGCCGCTGCGCAAAGGGTTCGGGTCTCAGATGATCGAATACGGCCTGGGCGAGGGGTGTCACGCGACGCTCTCTTTTCCGCAAACCGGGTGTCAGGCAAGTTTCAGCATGTCGATGCGCAAAGCGGGTGAGGATTGA
- a CDS encoding glycine betaine ABC transporter substrate-binding protein has protein sequence MARVIEVHGFEVDYVDLTRGDVKDALFTNQLDIYASTWLPMDDDLLNGNYRAVGDLYQPLPSWLTVGDVTIGEGWAMTCDAIYAAESARYLYADALQVFKRTSHKDVTIIDDETLYHQLNHAAQQNQRVLVAAMQPHAAFFDACFQLIETGLPALGAPMRAPLLISENLAECGDPDLFDELSEMMLGLKVMSALDYAITVEGVDPEDAAESWQRGRLIPR, from the coding sequence GTGGCACGAGTCATTGAGGTCCATGGGTTCGAGGTTGATTATGTCGATCTCACGCGCGGCGACGTGAAGGATGCGTTATTCACGAACCAGCTTGATATTTATGCGTCAACCTGGTTGCCAATGGATGATGATCTCCTCAATGGCAATTATCGTGCGGTCGGTGATCTTTATCAGCCTCTGCCGTCCTGGCTGACTGTAGGAGACGTCACTATCGGGGAAGGCTGGGCCATGACGTGTGATGCGATTTACGCAGCGGAGTCAGCCCGTTATCTTTACGCCGACGCGTTACAGGTTTTCAAACGCACGTCGCATAAGGACGTCACCATTATTGATGACGAAACCCTTTACCACCAGTTAAATCACGCGGCGCAACAAAATCAACGTGTGCTCGTCGCGGCGATGCAGCCGCACGCGGCATTTTTTGATGCCTGCTTCCAGCTTATTGAAACGGGCCTGCCGGCGCTCGGTGCGCCGATGCGAGCGCCGCTCCTGATTTCGGAAAATCTCGCGGAATGTGGTGACCCGGATCTGTTTGATGAGCTTTCTGAAATGATGCTGGGGTTAAAGGTCATGAGCGCCCTTGATTACGCGATCACGGTTGAAGGCGTTGACCCTGAGGATGCAGCTGAATCCTGGCAGAGAGGCCGACTTATCCCGCGCTGA
- the fabD gene encoding ACP S-malonyltransferase, with product MVGQCAFVFPGQGSQSVGMGRALYEAFPAAKEVFQEVDEALQQRLSTLMFEGDPDELTRTENAQPALMAVSLAVLRVLQKEAGWQLAEKARVVAGHSLGEYSALAAAGSISLTDVARLLRIRGRAMQKAVPPGEGAMAALIGVTAAEALEICEEARRHVDASGHAILEVANDNGGGQVVISGHKAAIEASLNCAKERGVKRAVILPVSAPFHCSLMQPAADVMADALAEQDFTAPHVPLIANVTASEVTDPAMIRKLLIQQVTGSVRWRETIESLPEKDVSVVVEIGAGKVLSGLTRRINSELTACNAATPQDIDALLRVI from the coding sequence ATGGTCGGCCAATGTGCTTTTGTTTTTCCGGGCCAGGGAAGTCAGTCTGTTGGCATGGGTCGTGCGCTTTATGAGGCTTTCCCCGCAGCAAAAGAAGTTTTTCAGGAAGTCGATGAAGCCTTGCAGCAGCGTCTTTCAACCTTGATGTTTGAGGGTGATCCGGATGAGCTGACCCGGACGGAAAACGCACAACCGGCCCTGATGGCGGTCTCACTCGCCGTCCTGCGGGTACTGCAGAAGGAGGCGGGCTGGCAGCTGGCAGAGAAGGCGCGTGTCGTGGCCGGACACTCTCTTGGTGAATATTCCGCGCTCGCAGCTGCCGGGTCAATTTCCCTGACGGATGTGGCGCGGCTGCTGAGGATACGCGGACGCGCGATGCAGAAGGCCGTCCCCCCGGGTGAAGGCGCCATGGCGGCGCTGATTGGCGTAACAGCGGCGGAGGCTCTTGAGATCTGTGAGGAAGCCCGTCGACATGTTGACGCGTCCGGACACGCCATATTGGAGGTCGCCAATGATAATGGCGGTGGCCAGGTGGTGATTTCCGGCCATAAGGCGGCGATTGAGGCCTCTCTCAACTGCGCGAAAGAGCGCGGCGTCAAACGGGCCGTTATTCTCCCGGTTTCCGCGCCTTTCCATTGCTCTCTGATGCAGCCGGCGGCTGACGTTATGGCAGACGCACTTGCGGAACAGGATTTTACAGCGCCGCATGTCCCGCTTATCGCCAATGTGACAGCCTCGGAAGTGACCGACCCCGCAATGATCAGGAAACTCCTGATCCAGCAGGTGACGGGTTCCGTCCGCTGGCGGGAAACAATCGAGAGCCTGCCGGAAAAAGACGTGTCCGTGGTTGTTGAAATCGGTGCGGGCAAGGTGCTGAGCGGACTGACCAGACGTATCAATAGCGAGCTGACAGCCTGCAACGCGGCGACCCCGCAGGATATCGATGCGCTTCTGCGCGTCATATGA
- the fabG gene encoding 3-oxoacyl-[acyl-carrier-protein] reductase — MFDLTNKTALVTGASGGLGAAIARALDQQGARIALSGTRVPALKEVASTLKNQPVICAANLSNAEEADALIGRAEAKAGAPLDILVNNAGLTRDGLMMRMKDEDWRQVFTVDLESPFRLCRAAVKSMIRRRTGRIINIASIVGISGNGGQANYAAAKAGMIGMTKSLAQEIATRGVTVNAVAPGFIETAMTEALPDSQREKLLNVIPIGRMGHPDDVASACVYLASDEAGWVTGMTLSVNGGMLMP, encoded by the coding sequence ATGTTTGACCTTACAAACAAAACCGCCCTTGTCACAGGGGCGTCAGGCGGGCTCGGCGCCGCGATCGCCCGGGCGCTTGATCAGCAAGGTGCGCGCATTGCGCTCTCCGGGACGCGCGTTCCGGCGCTGAAAGAGGTCGCGTCGACATTGAAAAACCAACCCGTGATCTGCGCGGCCAATCTCTCCAACGCGGAAGAGGCGGATGCCCTCATTGGCAGGGCGGAGGCGAAAGCCGGGGCACCGCTGGATATCCTCGTGAATAATGCGGGGCTGACGCGGGATGGGCTGATGATGCGCATGAAGGATGAGGATTGGCGGCAGGTCTTCACCGTTGATCTGGAGTCGCCTTTCCGACTGTGTCGCGCGGCGGTGAAAAGCATGATTCGCCGCCGTACGGGTCGAATCATCAATATTGCCTCGATAGTGGGGATTTCCGGCAACGGCGGCCAGGCGAATTACGCTGCCGCCAAAGCCGGGATGATTGGCATGACAAAATCTTTGGCGCAGGAAATCGCAACACGCGGCGTAACCGTTAATGCCGTGGCGCCAGGTTTTATCGAAACGGCAATGACGGAGGCCCTACCTGACAGTCAGCGGGAAAAACTCTTAAATGTCATCCCAATCGGCCGCATGGGCCATCCTGACGATGTGGCCTCTGCCTGCGTTTATCTGGCGTCGGATGAGGCAGGCTGGGTGACAGGCATGACATTGAGTGTGAATGGCGGTATGTTGATGCCGTGA
- a CDS encoding acyl carrier protein, protein MSEITRKVQKIVVEHLGAEESKVTPEASFIDDLGADSLDTVELVMAFEEEFGVEIPEQDAEKIATVKDAIDFIEKKRED, encoded by the coding sequence ATGAGTGAAATCACCCGTAAGGTTCAGAAGATCGTCGTTGAACATCTCGGCGCTGAAGAAAGTAAAGTGACTCCGGAAGCGTCTTTTATCGATGACCTCGGTGCGGATAGTCTTGATACGGTTGAACTCGTCATGGCTTTTGAAGAAGAATTCGGCGTTGAAATCCCCGAGCAGGATGCCGAAAAAATCGCGACTGTGAAGGATGCGATCGACTTCATTGAAAAGAAGAGAGAGGACTGA
- the fabF gene encoding beta-ketoacyl-ACP synthase II has protein sequence MAKSSSTESRRVVVTGIGLVTPLAVGVEHSWKKLIEGQSGIRRITSFDPGDLPVLIGGEVPSGPTEEGGLSLSDWIPHKDIKKMDRFIHLGLVAGIEAVRDSGWMPVDEEGQCRTGVMVGSGIGGLQTISDGALTVYEGRGRRLSPFFIPSALVNLISGHLSIRFGSKGPNHSVVTACATGTHAIGDAARIIALGDADVMVAGGAEAALCPLGLAGFAAARALSTGFNNRPDEASRPWDRDRDGFVMGEGAGIVVLEEYEHAKKRGAKIYGEVLGYGMSGDAYHITAPAEGHAGAFRAMQAALERAQIQPSEIDYINAHGTSTMADDLELGAVERFLGDACGGVAMSSTKSAVGHLLGAAGSVEAIFSLLAMRDNTVPPTLNLHHPQTESRIDRVPLEAQARKVDTVLSNSFGFGGTNACLILRRV, from the coding sequence ATGGCGAAATCTTCCTCGACGGAGTCACGGCGTGTCGTGGTCACGGGCATCGGCCTCGTGACGCCGCTCGCTGTCGGCGTCGAGCATTCCTGGAAAAAGCTCATCGAGGGGCAATCCGGCATCCGACGCATCACATCGTTTGATCCCGGTGATCTCCCCGTCCTGATCGGAGGAGAAGTACCGTCCGGCCCCACGGAAGAGGGTGGGCTGAGCCTGAGCGACTGGATTCCCCACAAAGACATCAAGAAGATGGACCGCTTCATCCATCTCGGTCTCGTGGCGGGGATTGAGGCTGTCCGTGATTCCGGCTGGATGCCGGTGGATGAAGAGGGGCAGTGCCGCACCGGCGTTATGGTTGGGTCCGGCATCGGTGGCTTACAGACGATTTCAGACGGCGCCTTGACTGTGTATGAGGGGCGGGGCCGTCGCCTGTCGCCTTTCTTCATCCCAAGCGCTCTGGTCAACCTGATTTCAGGCCATCTCTCCATTCGATTCGGTTCTAAAGGCCCTAACCATTCTGTCGTGACAGCCTGCGCGACAGGGACACATGCTATTGGTGACGCGGCGCGTATCATCGCGTTGGGCGATGCGGATGTCATGGTGGCGGGTGGTGCTGAGGCGGCGCTTTGTCCCCTTGGCCTGGCCGGTTTCGCGGCGGCGCGTGCGCTATCGACCGGTTTTAATAACAGACCCGATGAGGCGTCACGCCCGTGGGACCGTGATCGTGACGGCTTCGTCATGGGTGAAGGCGCCGGTATCGTCGTGCTTGAGGAATATGAGCACGCCAAAAAACGCGGCGCCAAAATTTACGGTGAGGTGCTCGGTTACGGTATGTCCGGCGATGCTTACCACATCACAGCTCCGGCGGAGGGTCATGCTGGAGCGTTCCGCGCCATGCAGGCAGCGCTTGAGCGGGCGCAGATCCAACCGTCCGAAATCGATTATATCAATGCACACGGGACATCGACCATGGCCGATGATCTCGAATTGGGGGCCGTTGAGAGGTTCCTGGGTGACGCTTGCGGCGGGGTCGCTATGTCCTCAACCAAATCGGCCGTTGGCCATCTCCTCGGTGCGGCAGGCTCGGTGGAGGCGATTTTCTCGCTTCTCGCCATGCGGGACAACACCGTGCCGCCGACACTAAATCTGCACCATCCACAAACGGAGAGCCGCATTGATCGCGTTCCGCTGGAGGCGCAGGCCCGCAAAGTCGATACTGTACTTTCAAACAGCTTCGGTTTCGGTGGCACCAACGCGTGTCTGATCCTGCGCCGCGTCTAA
- a CDS encoding endolytic transglycosylase MltG — MMYPKARGLPHPLTRSELAFNDGHNTYAQDGLPSGPICAPGYAVIMAVAHAPQGDELYFVAKGDESHVFSTTLKAHLAEVRRYHYHLPHPAKGTVPAE, encoded by the coding sequence ATGATGTATCCCAAGGCGAGGGGATTACCCCATCCGCTGACGCGGTCTGAGCTGGCTTTTAATGACGGCCATAACACTTATGCGCAGGACGGATTGCCCTCCGGGCCGATCTGCGCGCCCGGATATGCGGTCATCATGGCCGTTGCCCACGCCCCGCAAGGTGACGAATTATATTTTGTGGCAAAAGGGGATGAGTCGCATGTCTTCTCCACAACCCTCAAGGCACATCTCGCAGAGGTCCGCCGTTACCACTATCATCTGCCGCACCCGGCAAAAGGGACGGTCCCGGCGGAGTGA
- a CDS encoding lipid-binding SYLF domain-containing protein produces the protein MGALCAINLPGKIHAASKQQLLVDRAALAVQSIFVESAGHERAGRYLRSARAVMICPSLFRMSIVFGGSGGRCVLLARDAQGSWSDPAFYTLSNASFGFQLGVESSQMMFFIMSDRGLQALLDSQFKFEAGASASFANLGSGIQSGSAGARNTDILALQKSSGLYAGASLGGTKLTSDSSANRAYYGQLVGPESIVISMRVNNSGADPLRRALMQYSNAKASSTKAGRHSSSDPDAENPAGTDDIDTNGSTYHGKNKNDIQVQSLPARR, from the coding sequence ATGGGCGCGCTATGCGCCATCAACCTGCCCGGCAAAATCCACGCGGCGAGCAAGCAGCAACTCCTCGTTGACCGTGCGGCCCTCGCCGTGCAAAGCATCTTCGTGGAATCCGCCGGTCATGAGCGGGCGGGGCGCTATTTGCGAAGTGCGCGCGCAGTGATGATCTGCCCGTCCCTCTTCCGCATGTCGATCGTCTTTGGCGGGTCAGGCGGCAGGTGTGTGCTGCTGGCACGGGACGCGCAGGGCTCGTGGTCTGATCCGGCATTTTACACGCTCAGTAATGCGTCCTTCGGCTTCCAACTCGGCGTCGAAAGCTCCCAGATGATGTTTTTCATCATGTCGGATCGCGGTTTGCAGGCCCTTCTCGATAGTCAGTTCAAGTTTGAAGCCGGGGCGTCAGCATCCTTCGCCAATCTCGGGAGCGGGATCCAGAGTGGCAGCGCGGGTGCGCGCAACACGGACATTCTCGCCCTGCAGAAATCTTCGGGCCTTTATGCCGGTGCATCGTTGGGCGGTACGAAGCTGACATCGGACAGTAGCGCCAACCGTGCTTATTATGGGCAGCTTGTCGGGCCGGAAAGCATCGTGATCAGTATGCGCGTCAATAATTCGGGGGCCGATCCGCTTCGTCGCGCCTTGATGCAATATTCCAACGCGAAAGCGTCATCGACAAAGGCGGGTCGGCATTCTTCCTCTGACCCGGATGCGGAAAACCCTGCTGGCACAGATGATATCGATACAAACGGCTCGACCTATCACGGCAAAAACAAAAACGACATTCAGGTCCAAAGCCTTCCCGCGCGGCGGTAA
- a CDS encoding glycosyltransferase: MKIAYLINSVEGGGAAFPVPDIVQVLKSRGHEVVIFALTPRDRLAAPNITAAGIRLEIREGGTKDHLSVYYWLARRLAAYRPDLVWTSLTRATLLGQLWARKHHVPTVHWQHSAHLKPANAFLLRRIRRWTHLWIADSQCVYDMARRRLGLSEKSLTCWPIFRADESHPVSAKWREGTPIRIGTLERLHPVKGYKTLIQAAALLKKNPEIPSFEVEIASEGIEREELGAEILVSQAPVRLLGHVEDTKRFLKRLHIYMQPSLWEGFCLAAHEAMLSGLPVIATPAGEIPHSVTPETGIIIPKLDAQRFADAMAQLMLQAETLHDMGQKARERVLARFGATIFSAKGQVIIQGIEDWMSSRA, encoded by the coding sequence ATGAAAATCGCTTATCTCATTAATTCGGTCGAAGGTGGCGGCGCTGCTTTCCCCGTCCCGGATATTGTGCAGGTTCTGAAATCCAGGGGGCATGAGGTCGTTATTTTCGCCCTGACCCCGCGCGACCGCTTGGCAGCACCGAATATCACCGCCGCCGGGATCAGGCTGGAAATCCGTGAGGGCGGCACGAAGGACCACCTGTCAGTCTATTACTGGCTCGCACGCCGATTGGCGGCTTACCGTCCTGACCTTGTCTGGACATCCCTGACGCGGGCCACGCTCCTCGGGCAATTATGGGCCAGAAAGCACCACGTCCCGACCGTGCACTGGCAGCATTCCGCCCATCTCAAACCCGCTAATGCTTTTCTTTTGCGCCGCATCCGACGGTGGACGCATTTATGGATCGCCGATTCGCAATGTGTGTATGACATGGCGCGTCGAAGACTGGGTTTGTCAGAAAAATCCCTGACATGCTGGCCGATTTTCCGCGCGGATGAAAGCCATCCCGTCAGCGCGAAATGGCGCGAAGGCACACCCATCCGCATCGGGACATTGGAACGTCTGCACCCTGTCAAAGGATATAAAACGCTCATTCAGGCCGCCGCCCTGCTGAAGAAAAATCCGGAAATCCCATCTTTCGAGGTTGAGATTGCCAGTGAGGGCATTGAGCGGGAGGAACTGGGAGCGGAAATCCTCGTTTCACAAGCGCCCGTGCGTTTACTGGGCCATGTGGAGGATACAAAGCGCTTCCTCAAACGACTCCATATTTACATGCAGCCTTCCCTTTGGGAAGGTTTCTGCCTCGCCGCGCATGAGGCGATGTTGAGCGGGCTGCCGGTGATTGCCACACCAGCGGGTGAAATACCGCATTCCGTCACACCAGAGACGGGGATCATCATCCCGAAACTGGATGCGCAACGCTTCGCCGACGCGATGGCGCAACTGATGCTGCAAGCTGAGACGCTGCACGATATGGGTCAAAAAGCGCGGGAGCGTGTGTTGGCGCGTTTCGGCGCGACAATCTTCAGCGCGAAGGGCCAAGTCATAATTCAGGGCATTGAGGATTGGATGTCTTCACGGGCTTAG
- a CDS encoding NTP transferase domain-containing protein — MAALRASPEISALAISATPTETLRACVRDIPVIETGHGPSGSVARALEIYDTPLLIMTADHPLLRPEWVMDFMAQASSNCDFAIAIATREAILRDVPNTKRTFIRLADVQFSGCNMFYAATPKAKAIVQFWQNIERNRKKPWQLALGIGWPVIWDILRRRLTTERLAAHIYRLTGAAIKFISIEDGRAAVDVDKPSDLTLVEQILATAPHPVASGAMTD; from the coding sequence ATCGCGGCCCTGCGCGCCTCCCCGGAAATTTCGGCGCTCGCTATCAGCGCCACCCCAACGGAAACGTTACGCGCCTGTGTCCGAGACATTCCCGTTATCGAGACGGGTCATGGGCCGAGCGGCAGTGTCGCCCGCGCTCTGGAAATTTACGATACGCCCCTTCTGATCATGACGGCCGACCACCCGCTTTTGCGACCGGAATGGGTCATGGACTTCATGGCGCAAGCCTCCAGCAACTGTGATTTCGCCATTGCCATCGCGACGCGCGAGGCCATTTTGCGCGATGTCCCGAATACAAAGCGCACCTTCATCCGATTGGCGGATGTGCAGTTCTCGGGGTGCAACATGTTTTACGCGGCCACACCCAAAGCAAAGGCGATCGTCCAATTCTGGCAGAATATTGAGCGCAATCGCAAAAAGCCCTGGCAGCTGGCTTTAGGTATTGGCTGGCCCGTCATCTGGGATATTCTGCGTCGCCGCCTGACGACGGAACGTCTTGCCGCGCATATTTACCGACTGACAGGTGCCGCGATCAAATTTATTTCCATAGAAGATGGCCGGGCTGCGGTGGATGTCGATAAGCCTTCTGACCTCACCCTTGTTGAACAGATTCTCGCAACTGCCCCACATCCCGTCGCTTCCGGCGCTATGACAGATTAA